CAGATCGTGGTTCAGGTGGTTCAGCACTGAATGAGGAAGTATCTGTTATGGGACAGCATAAAGAAAACTTTTCCCGGTTCCTTCGCAATCCTGAAAACAAGGGAGCCCCATATTTCTCAGCCGGTGAAATGGGAGTATTGCAGCTTGGCTTATCATTGGTTGAAATGGATGCCATTGCCCAGGCCGATGTTGATTTCGATAAGATATGCAACGCTTATTCGCTTTCATCTGTGCTGTTTAATAATAAGAAGGCATCCACAGAAAGCAATGTTAAGGAGATGCGAAAGGATATGTACACCAATGCCATTATTCCGAACGTGATTCGTATGTGTGACGGGATAAGAAAAGGAACGGTTGATATTTACGGTGAAGGCAAATGTATCCGTCCTGACCTGAGTAAGATACCTGAACTGCAACAAAACATGAAGGATAAGGCTACCGCCTGGGCAGCACTCCCGGCTATCGTATTGAATGAGATGAGGTACGATATGGGTATGGATCAGCTTGACGATGAGATGGCAGACCGTTTGCTTATTAAGCAGGGTTACCAATTAGCGGATGATCTTGAAATTGAAGTCGAACCAATAGACAATACAGCCAATGATTACACAGAACCAGATACGGGAGATAATTGAGCGGGCTATACCGCTTGATCCTAAATGTGCCATCACCAGGGCGAAGCAGATGGAACGCCGGGCCAGACTACGGCTGGATATTGAAGAAATGGTAAGGGTATCTAAGCCTATGCCTTATGAACCGAGAACGGAAATGAAATGACAGCATCTCAGCAAAAACAGTATTGGCTACAATTCCACAGATTTCAGATGCGGTATGAATTAATGTATGCACCTAAAATAAACAAGGCGCTTAAAGCACAGGTTCAGCAATACATACAGACAAAGGATGTGTTGTATGTCCGTTCAGGTGGTTTGTATGCTGTCTTACTTGACCTGTATAAACAGACAGGATCAGTTTGGGCCAGACATTCACGAACACTATACAGGCAATCAAAAGCAACCGGTCAAATGGGATTCAGTGAACGGATCGTTACGTTCATGCAGCAATATTTTGGGTTTGACCTGCTTAATGATGCAGAAGGTATCACTAACACAACAAAACGACTTATTCAGGAAGTATTAAGCGAAGCTGCTTTACAGGGCTGGTCATTTGATGAGATAGTAAAACGGCTGGAGGCGCCTGAATTCACAGCCAAACGTGCAAGGCTGATAGCCCGTACTGAAACGGTAAATGCTGCCAATGCTGGATCAATGATCAATGCAAAACTAGCCGGCGCTACTAAAAAGATATGGATCTCAGCCCGTGACAGCCGGGTAAGGATGCACCACGCAGCAGTAAACCAAACGGTAATACCGGTGGAAGATAAGTTTCATGTTGGGTTATCATTAATGGATCATCCAGGGGACAAGGCGGGGGGTGCAAATGAGTGTTGCAATTGCAGGTGTGTGGTGGCAGGGATACCCTAACTTATCAGCCCACGCCGGAAGAAATTTGCCACTAACTGAGGGATGGTTTTACAAAGGCATTGAACCTTCAAATCAATTATCCGCTTTCTCAACGTCCAGTAATTTACTCCACATTCAACAGCTATTTCCTTTGAGGTGTATCCTTCAGATAGTTTCTGTACTATTTCGGTGTTACTCATAATTGATACACAAAGTAGTAATTTTCATTGTATTGGCAAAATTTTACGCCTGTTTAAAAACTAATTTTACAAGCGTGAATGAAATCTATCTCTATAAAGCCGGGCATATCGGGGCATCTATAAAAGATGTTGACGGTAAGAAAGGTATTGTTACCGGTTATTTTGCCTCCTTTAATAATGTTGATGCCGATGGCGATATAATCCGCAAAGGCGCTTTCACTAAATCAATACAGGAATGGGGGCCTCAGTCAACCACTCCACGTATTAAACATCTCATGAATCATAACTCATCTCAGCCATTGGGTAAGATAACAATGCTGTGGGAGGATACAAAGGGGCTTCCATATGAATCACAAGTTGGTACGCATACATTGGGTGCTGACTTCGTGAAGATGGTAGAAAGCGGATTGATCACTGAACACAGCATAGGGTTCAGAACGATGAAACGCAACCAACTCCAGGATTATGAAGAGTACACTAAAGAACCCTGACAAAGGCTGGTATGAACTAACTGATATAAAACTGTACGAAGGCAGCAGCCTGACAGCTTGGGGATCTAACCCGAACACTCCGCTGACTGGAATGAAGGGTATGAAGCTGGAAGATGTGATACAGGGTTATGTTAACCGGCAGAAAAACATTGAAAAGTTTTGCGCCAACACAACCGCATCAGACGAAACAATCGAACTTCTTTTAATTGAAAATAAGCAATTGACACAGGTTATCATTACACTTACTGAGCAGACTAAAAACGTCACTCAGCCGGTAGATATAGCCGATCAGATCAAAGAAGCATTTAAAACATTTCACTCACAACTACAAAATTAAAAAACATGGCAGAAGATATTAAAGCGCTTATTGTGGCCGAACTGGAAACCACAAAAGCGTCCATACTGAAAACAGCCGATGACAATGCAAAATCAGAGGCAGCAAAGATGCTTGACCTGGCAGAAAAAAAGATCGCTGAAGTTAAAGGACTTCCAGCAGATGTAAGCCCGGCAGCCCTGAGCAAGCTGGCAACCGATTTCAAAGCAATGGTTGATGATTGGTCCGATATGGAACGCCTGGTAAAAGAAGGCCGATTTGCAGCAAATGGAACGGAAGGCAAACAGTTCCATGAGGCTTTTTCAATCGCAGCCAAAGAAAATGCCGACAAGCTGGCTAACCTGAAAAAAGGTGAAACACTGAGGCTTGACCTGAAAGACATGACTTTCGGTAATGCATTTACCACAGCCGGAGCCAGTGTAACGTATGTACGTCCTGGTATCATTGAATTGCCGAAACGTAAGCTGCATATCCGGGAATTACTACCCGGTGGTGGTATGGGTAACAAATCGACCTTTGATTTCGTTAAGGAGATCACTGGATCAGGTTCACCGATTGCACCAACTGCCGAAGGTGCATTAAAACCGCAGTTCGGTCTGGCGCTTACTGAAACCTCAGTACGGGCACAGTGGATCGCTGGTTTTATGAAAATGTCTGTTAACCTGCTGGATGACGTTGAGGGCATGACCACGTTCCTGCAAAGCCGCCTGCCTGAGAAACTGCTCAGGGTTGAAGATGAGCAGATCCTTGACGGTAACGGTGTTGGCAGCAACCTTTTGGGACTGCAGTCGGTAGGTAACTTTACCGCCGGTGCCGCCGCCGTAACAAACCGGGCTGAAACCTTGGTTAATGCCATATCACAACTTGAAAACCTGAACAGGGAAGCCAATGGCATCCTGTTGAATCCTGCCGACTGGTACACATTATGGCTGTACAAAGGATCAACTTCCGGTGATTATACATTACCGGTTAACCTGGTTGAGCGCATAGGTGGCCAGATGTTCATTGCCGGTGTGCCTGTGTTCAGGTCAACAGCAGAAAGGGCGCTGGATTACCTGGTAGGTGACTGGACAATGGGTGCAAACCTGATTACCAGGGAGCCTGCAAGGGTTGAGTTCTTCCGTGAGGACGGCACCAACGTACAGACAAACCAGATAACCGTAAGGATCGAAGAAAGGATCGCATTGCCTGTGTATGGCAACGATTACTTCATCTACGGTTCATTTGACGCAGTATCGTAACCGATTCACGCATCATAATAAGGCCCTGTCCAGTATTGGGCAGGGCTATTTTAATTTTAAGCAATGGATTACACAAGGAACGAAGATTATTATTACAGGAACCGGTTTTACAGTAATGCCAAAGGGCCATCGTATAACCAGGTGCTGGACGTTGAGATAGATGACGATGTAACTGAGTTGTTTGATGTGGCTGAATTTAAAGAATGGGGTAAGATTGATTCGTCAGTTGAAAATAGCCTTATTGCATTGCTTATTACTTCATCCCGTATAATGTGCGAAAGATATACAGGGGTTAGTTTTATACCAAAAGAAATTAGGGTTATATTAAATAATTCAAACGGTGGTATATTCTTACCATATGGTCCTATTGGGACAATATCAGATGTTAATGATATAGATGGGAACGAAATACCAACTACTGATTATAAAGTTACCGGAAATCTGTTTAAGCAACTACAATATCCAACATTGTCATTTATAGATATGACTTACACAGGCGGTTACACAACTTGCCCTGAAAACATTGTAACTGCTGTTAAGATGCAGACGCTTTATTTGTTTGAGAACAGGGGAGATGAGAACAAAGGAATTTCGCCTGACGTAAGGTTTATTCTT
This portion of the Chitinophagaceae bacterium genome encodes:
- a CDS encoding HK97 family phage prohead protease, coding for MAKFYACLKTNFTSVNEIYLYKAGHIGASIKDVDGKKGIVTGYFASFNNVDADGDIIRKGAFTKSIQEWGPQSTTPRIKHLMNHNSSQPLGKITMLWEDTKGLPYESQVGTHTLGADFVKMVESGLITEHSIGFRTMKRNQLQDYEEYTKEP
- a CDS encoding phage major capsid protein, with the protein product MAEDIKALIVAELETTKASILKTADDNAKSEAAKMLDLAEKKIAEVKGLPADVSPAALSKLATDFKAMVDDWSDMERLVKEGRFAANGTEGKQFHEAFSIAAKENADKLANLKKGETLRLDLKDMTFGNAFTTAGASVTYVRPGIIELPKRKLHIRELLPGGGMGNKSTFDFVKEITGSGSPIAPTAEGALKPQFGLALTETSVRAQWIAGFMKMSVNLLDDVEGMTTFLQSRLPEKLLRVEDEQILDGNGVGSNLLGLQSVGNFTAGAAAVTNRAETLVNAISQLENLNREANGILLNPADWYTLWLYKGSTSGDYTLPVNLVERIGGQMFIAGVPVFRSTAERALDYLVGDWTMGANLITREPARVEFFREDGTNVQTNQITVRIEERIALPVYGNDYFIYGSFDAVS